In a genomic window of Littorina saxatilis isolate snail1 linkage group LG6, US_GU_Lsax_2.0, whole genome shotgun sequence:
- the LOC138969150 gene encoding golgin subfamily A member 4-like isoform X2, which translates to MYPTRRVSFMEARDSPLRVRLASLNLSNLNDSLHSSPLRLAATSSPATPLEELVNSPQLARKIMRREKEHRYKLERMLREKEESVRKCQHALRMETTLREDLELDLQECNATLERKDCRISELEQQVQRMRALQDRLDELGALRDCNQELERDVESLRDRAETVDTMKQYCQTLRDENKGLYEDINNLQDKLSSIEAAQSEASRSHKQSQKLKVRVAELEAQLDAAREARDKTNHEKTGLEADMEILKSVNQQQRRQLMERSASVEESVGECMGVVTDKLMEELRSELDMLRSTWTPPDIHSAALQDLDAATVAVKELESQLEEKASEVSQLSAELTTERETSQGLRETEERLQIKVKKLLALNQQMEKLMSAKQADFEQQLQTYRNVEADLKEARGVIEEYKALVSQKESEHNQLLNSLQELKESISSQLKEAEEKEAREVESLRSELESVQVELGTKVSELQAEVAQKSGLVEKQSEELKSTQERIQTLQAELASSVDRYEIELKAKAEVLNEEQEKQRSSEQQLMQLEVTLHTLEETLKTVQGDHEDNEKALLDCLQSSQQAAAEIEIKLQGAIEAHEQHIAELDSKVKDQESVISQKETALLEQETQHKAMMENLQQAAMQKEEELQNGIASKEQQVSELSNQVESLESVINQKESVLQELGLQRQAESENQAAEILALKQEWSEKEALITQQVAELSSEVQRLHSVIEEREQQLQTYSVVEADLKEARGVIEEYKALVSQKETEHDQLLNSLQELKESTSSQLNEAEEKAAREVESLRSELEGVQAELGAKVSDLQAEVAQKSGLVEKQSEELESTQERIQTLLSEHAANVDQLERELKAKAEELDLGQEKQRSSAQQLMQLEVTLRTMEETLKTVQGDHNNNEKALLDSLQSSQQAAAEKEIELQGAIEAHKQQISELDSKVKDQESVISQKETALSQLEIQHTSVVEALQQAVVQKEQELQKSIASKEQHISELDSKVKEQESVISQKETALLEQETQHKVSLETLQQAAEQKEEELQESIASKEQHISALDSKVKEQESVISQKETALLEQETHHKVSLETLQQAAEQKEDELQNSIASKEQHISELDSKVKEQESVISQKETALLEQETQHKVLLETLQQAAEQKEEELQESIASKEQHISELDSKVKEQESVISQKETALLEQETQHKVLLETLQQAVEQKEEELQESIASKEQHISELDSKVKEQESVISQKETALLEQETQHKVLLETLQQAAEQKEEELQESIASKEQHISELDSKVKEQESVISQKETALLEQETQHKVLLETLQQAAEQKEEELQESIASKEQHISELDSKVKEQESVISQKETALLEQETQHKVLLETLQQAAEQKEEELQESIASKEQHISELDSKVKNQETVISQKETALLEQETQHNAVIETLQQAATQKEEELQESIGSKEQQISELDSKVKERESVINWNEMALTELETQHKVVLESLQQAAEQKEEELQKSSASKEQQISELDNKVKDQESVISQKETALLEKETQHNAVMENLQQAATQKEEELNNSIASKEQQITQLSDQVESLESVITQKEVALQELELQQQTESEKLAAEIVTLQMSTSERESALRESVKKYSDQAEELTKKTEELENVVSQKDSCIKGMEVDFSVQLAEAQKRREDLGESHAKQEKELETRIESLREELSDKELQTSQQVQELSSEVQRLNSVVEGKTAYTEDISEKLHVAEEEVQRLTCVMDQKETSIAKLQEELATSEQEICALRSASEEREKSVTNLKEELSQKLSAAQEEVLRLTSASESSEASVAKHEEEMSVKLSATQDEVERLTSEIQQKETSIARLEEELTKKLTTAENEVQRLNSVLEEKETTLAKQEEEVAEKLSALQEELQRLSSEVEQKETVIATQEEKLMTTEENYTTRDSELCSVLDELISAVEQKSPDAVSAERLITRLSGLETTSASSIGQLAQTLGKFIQESKDTEHAAENKEQELLVRVKEAEHHTAQLQSTITRLSEDTKLMQTSAFDKEHDLASKLSQIQSETAAEVEHYKETIQKVQKECEEKVEALCSRLKELEKQKTEAEASAEETEDYWKLQLKNLQEEVEADMKQQRQTFENDLAEQRSEYETCLNSQEDELEGLRLGQKAILEDKVADLQDTLQDKQVEFQRVLAEKEAEFQQLLAAQEAENECKLANLEQCLQQEVESQRSIRQQMNQDRAKIQELETGMTERTQEFEELLRTEQMEKEEIVRKVEEENQEKVQALRHTLQQEREQSQQQLDELRQQTDEMKVQLSGSVKRTEKLEQQLSDLQTQKSDAVQRLEKQVQKQMDILHHSDEEKCTLQAKVVELEGMMSLRKSELKTLRSTLEQQMSQRGQAQARQSHLQMEMDMQNKAFEAQIHKLSERVATLTSENKSMQEKASESSQKLAEQLKRNERKLKQNESQRQATEDRLRVYIEKEAQWKVDSEKLKELTERLEELESKKKDAVFSAGSQKLSPNDSLDLPSSSLQHYNLRSQHNLHLEGSFTNSLPQTPGAAEQQMLAAFDPDTSDLSRKSGRYSMYSVGSAKSTVFLPTGTGKMFSCEDEPPESPKFEWGRLNELQRRNTLCPPHMKSSYPVETQVVKDRQFNDDAMQQARYSDVHGKRKASTSSSTTTNDTSSRKRKPDTMDVDEGPVLLAMQPNTQNSKQARQGPAYQKPGPPTPQSDHRRRHCGKQGTPKRTPRRSPRHVAVERVTQDARRESVAFNLGFSPVKTSGPNRLIRQKTFYSKGNLNSGSTAMPAPSSASTPANPKPKGSVNSKPPQSSASKVRRLINKFETSTPVRALFSSGKKSSRSPLKKLQRRLSLAGTSPNKIHPSPPSLSSCLSSGFDC; encoded by the exons ATGTATCCCACCCGACGTGTGTCAT TTATGGAGGCACGAGACAGCCCGCTGAGGGTGCGTCTAGCCAGTCTGAACCTGAGCAACCTGAACGACTCGTTACACAGCTCTCCACTGCGTCTTGCAGCAACCTCCTCACCTGCCACTCCCCTGGAGGAGCTGGTCAACTCCCCTCAGCTGGCCAGAAAG ATTATGCGAAGAGAGAAGGAGCATAGATACAAGTTAGAG CGCATGCTGAGGGAGAAGGAGGAGAGTGTGAGGAAGTGTCAGCACGCCCTGCGCATGGAGACCACACTGCGCGAAGACCTGGAGCTAGACCTGCAGGAGTGCAACGCAACATTGGAGAGAAAAG ACTGTCGCATCAGTGAGCTGGAGCAGCAGGTTCAGCGCATGCGAGCCTTGCAGGATCGTCTGGATGAACTGGGTGCCCTGCGAGACTGTAACCAGGAGCTGGAACGTGATGTTGAGAG TTTGCGCGACCGTGCTGAGACTGTAGACACGATGAAGCAGTACTGTCAGACGCTAAGAGACGAGAACAAGGGGCTGTATGAAGATATCAACAACCTTCAAGATAAA CTGAGCAGCATAGAAGCAGCACAGAGCGAAGCGAGCAGATCACACAAGCAGAGCCAAAAGCTGAAGGTGCGAGTGGCAGAGCTAGAGGCCCAGCTTGACGCAGCCAGAGAGGCGCGTGACAAGACCAACCACGAGAAAACGGGACTGGAGGCAGACATGGAGATCCTCAAGAGTGTCAACCAGCAACAGCGTCGACAGCTGATGGAGAGAAGCGCCTCCGTTG AAGAGAGTGTTGGAGAGTGCATGGGAGTGGTGACGGACAAACTGATGGAAGAGTTGCGGTCAGAACTGGACATGCTGCGCAGTACATGGACACCGCCGGACATCCACTCTGCTGCCCTTCAGGATCTGGACGCTGCGACAGTGGCCGTGAAGGAGTTAGAG TCACAGCTGGAGGAGAAAGCCTCAGAAGTCAGCCAGTTGAGTGCAGAGCtgacgacagagagagagacatcacAAGGTCTTCGTGAGACAGAGGAGCGCCTGCAGATCAAGGTGAAGAAGCTCCTGGCCCTCAACCAGCAGATGGAGAAACTGATGTCTGCCAAGCAGGCAGACTTTGAACAGCAGCTGCAGACGTATAGGAATGTGGAGGCTGACCTGAAGGAGGCCCGGGGCGTCATTGAAGAGTACAAGGCTCTGGTCAGCCAGAAAGAATCGGAGCACAACCAGTTACTCAACTCCCTGCAGGAGCTGAAGGAATCAATTAGCTCCCAGCTGAAAGAAGCCGAAGAAAAGGAAGCAAGGGAGGTGGAATCTCTGAGGTCTGAGCTTGAAAGTGTTCAGGTTGAGCTGGGGACCAAGGTTAGTGAGCTGCAAGCAGAAGTGGCACAGAAATCTGGCCTTGTTGAGAAGCAGTCAGAAGAGCTGAAGAGTACACAAGAAAGGATCCAAACCCTGCAGGCAGAACTTGCATCCAGTGTGGATCGTTATGAGATTGAGCTGAAAGCCAAGGCTGAGGTGTTAAATGAGGAGCAGGAGAAGCAGCGATCCTCAGAGCAGCAGCTGATGCAGCTGGAGGTGACACTTCACACTTTGGAGGAGACTCTGAAGACTGTGCAAGGCGACCATGAGGATAATGAGAAAGCCTTGTTGGACTGCCTGCAGTCTTCTCAACAGGCCGCAGCGGAGATAGAGATCAAGCTGCAGGGAGCCATCGAAGCCCACGAGCAGCATATCGCTGAGCTTGACAGCAAGGTGAAGGACCAGGAATCTGTGATCAGCCAGAAAGAAACTGCACTCCTTGAGCAGGAGACACAGCACAAGGCTATGATGGAGAACCTTCAGCAGGCAGCCATGCAGAAAGAGGAGGAGCTTCAGAACGGCATAGCTTCCAAGGAACAGCAAGTCTCTGAACTCTCAAACCAAGTTGAATCCTTAGAGTCAGTCATCAACCAGAAGGAATCGGTTCTGCAAGAACTTGGGTTACAGAGACAGGCTGAGTCAGAAAATCAGGCAGCAGAAATATTGGCTCTCAAGCAAGAATGGTCAGAAAAAGAAGCACTGATAACTCAGCAAGTAGCAGAACTTTCCTCTGAAGTTCAGAGACTACATTCTGTGATAGAAGAAAGGGAACAGCAGCTGCAGACCTACAGTGTGGTGGAGGCTGACCTGAAGGAGGCCCGGGGTGTCATTGAAGAGTACAAGGCTCTGGTCAGCCAGAAAGAAACGGAGCATGACCAGTTACTCAACTCCCTGCAGGAGCTGAAGGAATCAACTAGCTCCCAGCTAAATGAAGCCGAAGAAAAGGCAGCAAGGGAGGTGGAGTCTCTGAGGTCTGAACTTGAAGGTGTTCAGGCAGAACTAGGGGCCAAGGTTAGTGATCTGCAAGCAGAAGTTGCACAGAAATCTGGCCTTGTTGAGAAGCAGTCAGAAGAGCTGGAGAGTACACAAGAAAGGATCCAAACTCTGCTGTCAGAACACGCAGCCAATGTGGATCAGCTCGAAAGAGAGCTGAAAGCTAAGGCTGAGGAGTTAGATCTTGGGCAGGAAAAGCAGCGATCCTCAGCACAGCAGCTGATGCAACTAGAGGTGACACTTCGCACCATGGAGGAGACTCTGAAGACTGTGCAAGGCGACCACAACAACAATGAGAAAGCCTTGTTGGACAGCCTGCAGTCTTCTCAACAGGCCGCAGCGGAGAAAGAGATCGAGCTGCAGGGAGCCATCGAAGCCCACAAGCAGCAGATCTCTGAGCTTGACAGCAAGGTGAAGGACCAGGAATCTGTGATCAGCCAGAAAGAAACTGCCCTGTCTCAGCTGGAGATTCAACACACATCTGTTGTGGAGGCTTTGCAGCAGGCAGTTGTACAGAAAGAACAGGAGCTTCAGAAGAGCATTGCTTCCAAGGAACAGCATATCTCTGAGCTTGACAGCAAGGTGAAGGAGCAGGAATCTGTGATCAGCCAGAAAGAAACTGCACTTCTTGAGCAGGAGACACAGCACAAGGTCTCGCTAGAAACCTTGCAGCAGGCAGCGGAACAGAAAGAGGAGGAGCTTCAGGAGAGCATTGCTTCCAAGGAGCAGCATATCTCTGCGCTTGACAGCAAGGTGAAGGAGCAGGAATCTGTGATCAGCCAGAAAGAAACTGCACTTCTTGAGCAGGAGACACATCACAAGGTCTCGCTAGAAACCTTGCAGCAGGCAGCGGAACAGAAAGAGGATGAGCTTCAGAACAGCATTGCTTCCAAGGAGCAGCATATCTCTGAACTTGACAGCAAGGTGAAGGAGCAGGAATCTGTGATCAGCCAGAAAGAAACTGCACTTCTTGAGCAGGAGACACAGCACAAGGTCTTGCTAGAAACCTTGCAGCAGGCAGCGGAACAGAAAGAGGAGGAGCTTCAGGAGAGCATTGCTTCCAAGGAGCAGCATATCTCTGAGCTTGACAGCAAGGTGAAGGAGCAGGAATCTGTGATCAGCCAGAAAGAAACTGCACTTCTTGAGCAGGAGACACAGCACAAAGTCTTGCTAGAAACCTTGCAGCAGGCAGTGGAACAGAAAGAGGAGGAGCTTCAGGAGAGCATTGCTTCCAAGGAGCAGCATATCTCTGAACTTGACAGCAAGGTGAAGGAGCAGGAATCTGTGATCAGCCAGAAAGAAACTGCACTTCTTGAGCAGGAGACACAGCACAAGGTCTTGCTAGAAACCTTGCAGCAGGCGGCGGAACAGAAAGAGGAGGAGCTTCAGGAGAGCATTGCTTCCAAGGAGCAGCATATCTCTGAGCTTGACAGCAAGGTGAAGGAGCAGGAATCTGTGATCAGCCAGAAAGAAACTGCACTTCTTGAGCAGGAGACACAGCACAAAGTCTTGCTAGAAACCTTGCAGCAGGCAGCGGAACAGAAAGAGGAGGAGCTTCAGGAGAGCATTGCTTCCAAGGAGCAGCATATCTCTGAGCTTGACAGCAAGGTGAAGGAGCAGGAATCTGTGATCAGCCAGAAAGAAACTGCACTTCTTGAGCAGGAGACACAGCACAAGGTCTTGCTAGAAACCTTGCAGCAGGCAGCGGAACAGAAAGAGGAGGAGCTTCAGGAGAGCATTGCTTCCAAGGAGCAGCATATCTCTGAGCTTGACAGCAAGGTGAAGAACCAGGAAACTGTGATCAGCCAGAAAGAAACGGCGCTCCTGGAGCAGGAGACACAGCACAATGCTGTGATAGAAACCTTGCAGCAGGCAGCCACACAGAAAGAGGAGGAGCTTCAGGAGAGTATTGGTTCCAAAGAACAGCAGATTTCTGAGCTTGACAGCAAGGTAAAAGAGCGGGAATCTGTGATCAACTGGAATGAAATGGCCTTGACTGAGCTGGAGACACAGCACAAGGTTGTACTGGAGAGCCTGCAGCAGGCAGCGGAACAGAAAGAGGAGGAGCTTCAGAAGAGTAGTGCTTCCAAGGAGCAGCAGATCTCTGAGCTTGATAACAAGGTGAAGGACCAGGAATCTGTGATCAGCCAGAAAGAAACTGCCCTCCTTGAGAAGGAGACACAGCACAATGCTGTGATGGAGAACCTTCAGCAGGCAGCCACACAGAAAGAGGAGGAGCTTAACAACAGCATTGCTTCCAAGGAACAGCAGATCACCCAACTCTCTGACCAAGTGGAATCCTTAGAGTCAGTCATCACCCAGAAGGAAGTAGCTTTGCAAGAACTTGAGTTACAGCAACAGACTGAGTCAGAAAAACTGGCAGCAGAAATTGTAACTCTTCAAATGTCCACCTCAGAAAGAGAATCTGCCCTTCGTGAGTCTGTCAAAAAGTACTCAGATCAAGCTGAAGAACTGACAAAGAAAACTGAGGAGCTAGAAAATGTAGTGTCGCAGAAAGATTCTTGCATCAAAGGGATGGAAGTGGACTTCTCTGTTCAGCTTGCAGAAGCCCAGAAGAGACGTGAAGATCTTGGAGAGTCCCACGCTAAACAAGAAAAGGAACTGGAAACAAGAATTGAGTCTCTCAGGGAAGAACTCTCTGATAAAGAATTGCAGACGTCTCAGCAAGTACAGGAGCTGTCCTCAGAAGTTCAAAGACTTAATTCTGTTGTGGAAGGAAAGACAGCCTATACAGAGGATATTTCTGAAAAACTACATGTGGCAGAAGAGGAGGTTCAGAGGTTGACCTGTGTCATGGACCAAAAGGAAACTTCCATTGCAAAACTCCAAGAAGAGCTTGCTACATCCGAGCAAGAAATCTGTGCCCTAAGATCTGCGtcagaagaaagagaaaaatcTGTCACCAATCTTAAAGAAGAGCTTTCACAAAAGCTTTCGGCAGCTCAGGAAGAAGTCCTGAGATTAACCTCAGCATCTGAATCAAGTGAAGCATCTGTAGCCAAACATGAAGAAGAAATGTCAGTGAAACTGAGTGCAACACAAGATGAAGTGGAGAGGTTAACCTCTGAAATACAACAGAAAGAAACATCCATAGCTAGGTTAGAGGAAGAACTCACCAAAAAGCTGACGACAGCTGAGAATGAAGTCCAAAGGTTGAACTCTGttttggaagagaaagaaaCCACGTTGGCTAAACAGGAAGAGGAAGTGGCAGAGAAACTGTCTGCTTTGCAGGAAGAGTTGCAGAGACTGAGCTCTGAAGTGGAACAAAAAGAAACTGTTATAGCCACGCAAGAGGAGAAGTTGATGACAACAGAAGAAAACTATACCACCAGAGACAGTGAATTGTGCTCTGTTCTGGACGAGCTCATCAGTGCAGTAGAACAGAAGTCTCCAGATGCAGTTTCAGCCGAGCGTCTCATCACCAGACTGTCAGGTCTGGAAACAACTTCTGCCTCAAGCATTGGTCAACTGGCACAAACCCTGGGAAAGTTCATCCAGGAATCAAAAGACACTGAGCATGCAGCGGAAAACAAAGAGCAGGAGCTGCTGGTGAGAGTGAAGGAGGCAGAGCACCACACAGCTCAGCTACAGTCCACTATCACCAGACTGTCGGAGGACACCAAACTCATGCAGACATCCGCATTTGACAAGGAGCACGACCTTGCCAGCAAGCTGTCTCAAATTCAATCTGAAACTGCCGCTGAGGTGGAACACTACAAGGAAACCATCCAGAAAGTTCAGAAAGAGTGTGAGGAGAAGGTCGAGGCTCTTTGCAGCCGGTTGAAAGAACTGGAGAAGCAGAAAACAGAGGCAGAGGCCAGCGCGGAAGAGACAGAGGACTACTGGAAGCTGCAGTTGAAGAATCTCCAGGAAGAAGTGGAGGCTGACATGAAACAACAACGCCAGACCTTCGAAAACGACCTTGCAGAGCAACGATCTGAGTATGAAACTTGCCTGAATTCGCAGGAGGATGAGCTGGAGGGACTGCGCCTGGGGCAGAAGGCCATCCTAGAAGACAAGGTGGCCGACTTGCAGGACACGCTGCAAGACAAGCAGGTGGAGTTCCAGCGAGTGCTGGCAGAGAAGGAGGCGGAGTTTCAGCAGCTACTGGCAGCCCAGGAGGCGGAGAATGAGTGCAAGCTGGCCAACCTGGAACAGTGTCTGCAGCAAGAGGTGGAGTCTCAGCGCTCCATCCGACAGCAGATGAACCAAGACAGGGCCAAGATACAGGAGCTGGAG ACTGGCATGACGGAGCGCACTCAGGAGTTTGAGGAGCTGCTGCGGACGGAGCAGATGGAGAAGGAGGAGATTGTCCGCAAGGTGGAGGAGGAAAACCAGGAGAAGGTGCAGGCCTTGAGGCACACGCTGCAGCAAGAGAGGGAACAGAGTCAGCAGCAACTGGATGAACTCCGACAGCAGACTGATGAGATGAAG GTGCAGCTGTCGGGTTCTGTGAAAAGGACAGAGAAACTGGAGCAACAGCTGAGTGACCTGCAGACCCAGAAGTCGGACGCTGTCCAGCGACTGGAGAAGCAGGTGCAGAAGCAGATGGACATCCTCCACCACAGCGACGAGGAGAAGTGCACCCTGCAGGCCAAG GTAGTGGAGCTGGAGGGAATGATGAGTCTGCGTAAGTCAGAGCTGAAGACACTCAGATCCACGCTAGAGCAGCAGATGAGTCAGCGAGGGCAGGCCCAGGCTCGCCAGTCCCATCTGCAGATGGAGATGGACATGCAGAACAAAGCCTTTGAGGCTCAGATCCACAAGCTCTCTGAGCGTGTGGCCACACTCACCTCTGAGAACAAGAGCATGCAG GAGAAGGCTTCAGAGAGCAGCCAGAAGCTAGCAGAGCAGCTGAAACGGAACGAGCGCAAGCTGAAACAGAACGAGAGCCAGCGCCAGGCGACAGAGGACCGTCTACGTGTGTACATTGAGAAAGAGGCGCAGTGGAAGGTGGACTCTGAGAAGCTGAAG GAATTGACTGAACGACTGGAGGAACTGGAATCCAAGAAGAAAGATGCAGTTTTCTCTGCAG GGAGCCAGAAGCTGAGCCCCAACGACTCGCTGGACTTGCCCAGCAGTTCTCTGCAGCACTACAACCTACGGTCCCAACACAACCTGCATCTGGAAGGCTCCTTCACTAACTC ACTGCCTCAAACCCCGGGTGCAGCAGAACAGCAGATGCTGGCCGCCTTTGACCCCGACACATCTGACCTCAGCCGCAAGAGTGGACGCTACAGCATGTACTCTGTTGGTTCGGCCAAGTCAACCGTCTTCCTTCCAA CTGGAACAGGCAAGATGTTTTCTTGTGAAGATGAGCCCCCAGAAAGCCCTAAGTTTGAGTGGGGACGTCTGAACGAGCTGCAGCGACGCAACACTCTGTGTCCGCCACACATGAAGTCTTCCTATCCAGTAGAAACACAG GTTGTGAAGGACAGACAGTTTAACGACGACGCCATGCAGCAGGCCAGGTATTCTGACGTCCATGGGAAGAGAAAGGCATCGACTTCCTCCAGCACGACCACCAACGACACATCGTCACGAAAACGTAAACCTGACACCATGGATGTGGACGAGGGCCCCGTTCTGCTGGCCATGCAGCCAAACACACAGAACTCCAAACAG